A genomic region of Oncorhynchus mykiss isolate Arlee chromosome 4, USDA_OmykA_1.1, whole genome shotgun sequence contains the following coding sequences:
- the cebpz gene encoding CCAAT/enhancer-binding protein zeta isoform X2 translates to MAPKGKNRKALAKTHFVNVKDEFENDNDGDEEEEINGDGPQPDEEFNLDEVLRLGGTRADFALLDAIIDENELIDGGKKGAIDDLEPGELETFITKLGIRSYKDQQIIPDEPTEEEKAEASQKESKKADAKKAKSGDQKPKPEPKGKDLPVTSTVETKNKKNKETAKTSVPATGKKAKLNANVFEFQLRQLLLIKPGGKWFDLEYTAEGTSNPQDESQVSQYKALAIKLFEAETGLYKSKKNMQKGANSAWMKNVVSAGTLADRMAAMTVLIQDAPVQSIEHVENLVSMVKKKGSRRQGLMALDTLRELFMSDLLPVNRKLRTFAQHPFDKLEQKASGNKDARDRRLVLWYFEHLLKYHVAEFVVALDELAHDTVATTKAKSLATAHELLLNRPEQERALLIQVVNKLGDPEYKTAAKASYLLETLLHKHPNMKAVVCSEVERLMFRPNINLKAQYYAVCFLNQVLLNHDEAELASKLISIYFSFFRACIKKKDVESKMLSALLSGVNRAYPYAKAGDEKVKEQLDTLFKVVHLAKFNTAVQALMLLFQVMDSQQIVSDRYYVALYRKLMDPGLTLCSRQSMFLNLLYKSLKADIVLRRVKGFVKRLLQVSCEQNPTFACGALFLVSEVMKVKPGLKLLLQECGDGEEENFKDLKEEEDDEERFVDADKVEEGQREIIPKPTASSWVHHQNIEGGKSRDTYDPLHRNPLFCGADHTTLWELQRLSAHFHPSVSLFAKTILQGEFINYTGDPLQDFTLSKFLDRFVFRNPKQLKGKQNTDATVMQPKQKLTMNNIHNLPVNCEEFLSNKESQIPVDEVFFYRFFKKREAEKALRRPRGDGDNESVEDVDDDEFETLLDSYEGDSYFTDLPIDETDLDFAGNVKTKSKKGKKGGDEDESDLDDDLDGDLDDEEVSLGSMDEEDFGDELEEEGGAFMDPAGEDDDEEVPELDDDSDDEMEVPNITPGSKKSKRKASEDLNHTGSLGSKPGKKHKGKKDTAMFASAEEFGFMLDENAGSKFDNIGMNAMANKDKAGVRQLKWEAQRDDWVRGRDVKTLRKKKAMFNKKKQFGKSRAGKNTFKK, encoded by the exons ATGGCACCGAAAGGAAAGAACCGTAAGGCATTAGCCAAAACACATTTTGTAAATGTAAAGGACGAGTTTGAAAATGACAACGACGGAGATGAGGAAGAAGAAATCAATGGAGATGGTCCTCAACCGGACGAGGAATTTAATTTGGACGAGGTTTTACGTTTGGGTGGAACCCGA GCTGACTTTGCCCTGCTTGACGCCATCATTGATGAGAACGAGCTGATCGACGGTGGAAAGAAAGGAGccatagatgacctggaacctgGCGAATTGGAGACATTCATCACCAAGCTGGGCATCCGCTCATACAAAGACCAACAGATTATCCCAGATGAGcctacagaggaagagaaggcagaggcGAGCCAAAAGGAGAGCAAAAAGGCTGATGCCAAGAAAGCCAAGTCAGGTGATCAGAAGCCCAAACCAGAGCCTAAAGGCAAGGACCTGCCTGTCACATCTACAGTGGAGACAAAGAATAAGAAAAATAAAGAGACAGCAAAAACCAGCGTCCCAGCCACTGGAAAGAAAGCTAAACTAAATGCCAACGTATTTGAGTTTCAGCTGAGGCAGCTGCTTCTGATCAAACCAGGTGGCAAGTGGTTTGACCTGGAGTACACTGCAGAGGGTACCTCTAACCCACAGGATGAGTCTCAAGTCTCCCAGTACAAGGCCCTGGCTATAAAGCTGTTTGAGGCTGAGACAGGGCTCTACAAGAGCAAGAAGAACATGCAGAAGGGGGCCAACTCAGCCTGGATGAAAAATGTGGTCTCCGCAGGCACGCTGGCTGACAGGATGGCAGCCATGACAGTTCTGATCCAGGATGCCCCGGTACAGAGCATAGAGCATGTGGAGAACCTGGTCTCCATGGTGAAGAAGAAGGGTAGTCGCAGACAGGGGCTGATGGCTCTGGACACTCTCCGAGAGCTCTTCATGTCTGACCTGCTGCCAGTGAACCGCAAGCTCAGGACCTTCGCCCAGCATCCTTTTGACAAGCTGGAGCAGAAGGCGAGCGGGAACAAGGACGCGCGCGACCGCCGCCTCGTCTTGTGGTACTTTGAGCACCTTCTGAAGTACCACGTGGCCGAGTTCGTGGTGGCCCTGGACGAACTCGCCCACGACACGGTGGCAACCACCAAGGCCAAGTCTCTGGCCACTGCCCACGAGCTGCTGCTCAACCGGCCCGAACAGGAGAGGGCCCTTCTCATCCAGGTGGTCAACAAGCTGGGAGACCCTGAGTACAAGACGGCAGCCAAGGCCTCGTACCTGCTGGAGACCCTGCTGCACAAGCACCCCAACATGAAGGCGGTGGTGTGCAGTGAGGTGGAGCGCCTCATGTTCAGGCCCAACATCAACCTGAAGGCCCAGTACTACGCCGTGTGCTTCCTCAACCAGGTGCTGCTGAACCACGACGAGGCCGAGCTGGCCAGCAAACTCATCTCCATCTACTTCTCCTTCTTCCGAGCCTGCATTAAGAAGAAGGATGTGGAGTCCAAGATGCTGAGCGCCCTGCTGTCGGGCGTGAACAGGGCCTATCCCTACGCCAAGGCCGGGGACGAGAAGGTGAAGGAGCAGCTGGACACGCTGTTTAAAGTAGTGCACCTGGCAAAGTTCAACACTGCCGTCCAGGCTCTCATGCTGCTCTTCCAGGTGATGGACTCTCAGCAGATCGTCTCAGACCGCTACTATGTGGCGCTCTACAG GAAGCTCATGGACCCAGGTCTGACTCTGTGCTCCAGGCAGAGTATGTTCCTCAACCTGCTGTACAAGTCTCTGAAGGCAGACATCGTCCTGCGGCGGGTCAAAGGCTTTGTGAAGAGGCTTCTGCAGGTCAGCTGTGAGCAGAACCCTACATTTGCCTGCGGGGCTCTCTTCCTTGTATCAGAGGTCATGAAGGTCAAACCAGGCCTCAAGCTGCTGCTGCAGGAGTGTGGG GATGGTGAAGAGGAGAATTTCAAAGATCTTaaggaagaagaggatgatgaggagaggTTTGTAGATGCAGATAAGGTGGAGGAAGGACAGCGTGAGATCATTCCGAAGCCCACTGCATCGTCGTGGGTACATCACCAAAACATTGAAG GTGGGAAGAGTAGGGATACCTACGACCCGTTACACAGAAACCCCCTATTCTGTGGGGCTGACCACACCACGTTATGGGAGCTGCAAAGG CTCTCTGCACATTTCCACCCATCAGTGTCACTGTTCGCCAAGACGATCCTACAG GGAGAGTTCATCAACTACACAGGAGACCCTCTCCAGGACTTCACTCTCAGCAAGTTCTTGGATCGCTTCGTCTTCAGGAATCCCAAGCAACTGAAGGGCAAAC AAAACACAGACGCTACAGTTATGCAGCCCAAACAGAAGCTGACCATGAATAACATCCACAATTTACCTG TGAACTGTGAGGAGTTCCTGTCCAATAAGGAGAGTCAGATTCCTGTGGATGAGGTCTTCTTCTATCG GTTCTTCAAGAAACGAGAAGCGGAGAAGGCACTGCGTCGGCCACGAGGAGATGGAGATAACGAGAGTGTGGAGGACGTGGACGATGATGAGTTTGAGACTCTGCTCG ATTCATACGAGGGAGACAGTTACTTCACTGACTTGCCAATTGATGAAACAGACCTGGACTTTGCAGG CAATGTTAAGACCAAATCTAAGAAGGGGAAGAAGGGTGGAGATGAGGATGAGTCGGACCTGGATGATGACTTGGATGGTGATCTGGATGATGAGGAGGTGTCCCTTGGCAGTATGGACGAGGAGGACTTTGGAGATgaactggaggaggagggaggggcctTCATGGACCCCGCTggggaggatgatgatgaggaag TTCCAGAACTTGATGATG ATTCCGACGATGAGATGGAGGTTCCAAACATCACTCCAGGTTCTAAAAAGAGCAAGAGGAAGGCATCAGAGGATCTTAACCACACTGGGTCTCTAG GTTCCAAACCAGGGAAGAAACACAAAGGAAAGAAGGACACAGCCATGTTTGCATCTGCTGAAGAG TTTGGATTTATGTTGGATGAAAATGCTGGCTCAAAGTTTGACAACATCGGCATGAATGCCATGGCCAACAAGGACAAAGCAG GTGTCAGGCAGCTCAAGTGGGAGGCCCAGAGAGACGATTGGGTCCGAGGTAGAGATGTCAAGACCCTACGGAAGAAGAAGGCCATGTTTAACAAGAAGAAACAGTTTGGCAAATCAAGGGCTGGCAAAAATACTTTCAAGAAGTAG
- the cebpz gene encoding CCAAT/enhancer-binding protein zeta isoform X1 produces MAPKGKNRKALAKTHFVNVKDEFENDNDGDEEEEINGDGPQPDEEFNLDEVLRLGGTRADFALLDAIIDENELIDGGKKGAIDDLEPGELETFITKLGIRSYKDQQIIPDEPTEEEKAEASQKESKKADAKKAKSGDQKPKPEPKGKDLPVTSTVETKNKKNKETAKTSVPATGKKAKLNANVFEFQLRQLLLIKPGGKWFDLEYTAEGTSNPQDESQVSQYKALAIKLFEAETGLYKSKKNMQKGANSAWMKNVVSAGTLADRMAAMTVLIQDAPVQSIEHVENLVSMVKKKGSRRQGLMALDTLRELFMSDLLPVNRKLRTFAQHPFDKLEQKASGNKDARDRRLVLWYFEHLLKYHVAEFVVALDELAHDTVATTKAKSLATAHELLLNRPEQERALLIQVVNKLGDPEYKTAAKASYLLETLLHKHPNMKAVVCSEVERLMFRPNINLKAQYYAVCFLNQVLLNHDEAELASKLISIYFSFFRACIKKKDVESKMLSALLSGVNRAYPYAKAGDEKVKEQLDTLFKVVHLAKFNTAVQALMLLFQVMDSQQIVSDRYYVALYRKLMDPGLTLCSRQSMFLNLLYKSLKADIVLRRVKGFVKRLLQVSCEQNPTFACGALFLVSEVMKVKPGLKLLLQECGDGEEENFKDLKEEEDDEERFVDADKVEEGQREIIPKPTASSWVHHQNIEGGKSRDTYDPLHRNPLFCGADHTTLWELQRLSAHFHPSVSLFAKTILQGEFINYTGDPLQDFTLSKFLDRFVFRNPKQLKGKQNTDATVMQPKQKLTMNNIHNLPVNCEEFLSNKESQIPVDEVFFYRFFKKREAEKALRRPRGDGDNESVEDVDDDEFETLLDSYEGDSYFTDLPIDETDLDFAGNVKTKSKKGKKGGDEDESDLDDDLDGDLDDEEVSLGSMDEEDFGDELEEEGGAFMDPAGEDDDEEVPELDDGDFAFGDSDDEMEVPNITPGSKKSKRKASEDLNHTGSLGSKPGKKHKGKKDTAMFASAEEFGFMLDENAGSKFDNIGMNAMANKDKAGVRQLKWEAQRDDWVRGRDVKTLRKKKAMFNKKKQFGKSRAGKNTFKK; encoded by the exons ATGGCACCGAAAGGAAAGAACCGTAAGGCATTAGCCAAAACACATTTTGTAAATGTAAAGGACGAGTTTGAAAATGACAACGACGGAGATGAGGAAGAAGAAATCAATGGAGATGGTCCTCAACCGGACGAGGAATTTAATTTGGACGAGGTTTTACGTTTGGGTGGAACCCGA GCTGACTTTGCCCTGCTTGACGCCATCATTGATGAGAACGAGCTGATCGACGGTGGAAAGAAAGGAGccatagatgacctggaacctgGCGAATTGGAGACATTCATCACCAAGCTGGGCATCCGCTCATACAAAGACCAACAGATTATCCCAGATGAGcctacagaggaagagaaggcagaggcGAGCCAAAAGGAGAGCAAAAAGGCTGATGCCAAGAAAGCCAAGTCAGGTGATCAGAAGCCCAAACCAGAGCCTAAAGGCAAGGACCTGCCTGTCACATCTACAGTGGAGACAAAGAATAAGAAAAATAAAGAGACAGCAAAAACCAGCGTCCCAGCCACTGGAAAGAAAGCTAAACTAAATGCCAACGTATTTGAGTTTCAGCTGAGGCAGCTGCTTCTGATCAAACCAGGTGGCAAGTGGTTTGACCTGGAGTACACTGCAGAGGGTACCTCTAACCCACAGGATGAGTCTCAAGTCTCCCAGTACAAGGCCCTGGCTATAAAGCTGTTTGAGGCTGAGACAGGGCTCTACAAGAGCAAGAAGAACATGCAGAAGGGGGCCAACTCAGCCTGGATGAAAAATGTGGTCTCCGCAGGCACGCTGGCTGACAGGATGGCAGCCATGACAGTTCTGATCCAGGATGCCCCGGTACAGAGCATAGAGCATGTGGAGAACCTGGTCTCCATGGTGAAGAAGAAGGGTAGTCGCAGACAGGGGCTGATGGCTCTGGACACTCTCCGAGAGCTCTTCATGTCTGACCTGCTGCCAGTGAACCGCAAGCTCAGGACCTTCGCCCAGCATCCTTTTGACAAGCTGGAGCAGAAGGCGAGCGGGAACAAGGACGCGCGCGACCGCCGCCTCGTCTTGTGGTACTTTGAGCACCTTCTGAAGTACCACGTGGCCGAGTTCGTGGTGGCCCTGGACGAACTCGCCCACGACACGGTGGCAACCACCAAGGCCAAGTCTCTGGCCACTGCCCACGAGCTGCTGCTCAACCGGCCCGAACAGGAGAGGGCCCTTCTCATCCAGGTGGTCAACAAGCTGGGAGACCCTGAGTACAAGACGGCAGCCAAGGCCTCGTACCTGCTGGAGACCCTGCTGCACAAGCACCCCAACATGAAGGCGGTGGTGTGCAGTGAGGTGGAGCGCCTCATGTTCAGGCCCAACATCAACCTGAAGGCCCAGTACTACGCCGTGTGCTTCCTCAACCAGGTGCTGCTGAACCACGACGAGGCCGAGCTGGCCAGCAAACTCATCTCCATCTACTTCTCCTTCTTCCGAGCCTGCATTAAGAAGAAGGATGTGGAGTCCAAGATGCTGAGCGCCCTGCTGTCGGGCGTGAACAGGGCCTATCCCTACGCCAAGGCCGGGGACGAGAAGGTGAAGGAGCAGCTGGACACGCTGTTTAAAGTAGTGCACCTGGCAAAGTTCAACACTGCCGTCCAGGCTCTCATGCTGCTCTTCCAGGTGATGGACTCTCAGCAGATCGTCTCAGACCGCTACTATGTGGCGCTCTACAG GAAGCTCATGGACCCAGGTCTGACTCTGTGCTCCAGGCAGAGTATGTTCCTCAACCTGCTGTACAAGTCTCTGAAGGCAGACATCGTCCTGCGGCGGGTCAAAGGCTTTGTGAAGAGGCTTCTGCAGGTCAGCTGTGAGCAGAACCCTACATTTGCCTGCGGGGCTCTCTTCCTTGTATCAGAGGTCATGAAGGTCAAACCAGGCCTCAAGCTGCTGCTGCAGGAGTGTGGG GATGGTGAAGAGGAGAATTTCAAAGATCTTaaggaagaagaggatgatgaggagaggTTTGTAGATGCAGATAAGGTGGAGGAAGGACAGCGTGAGATCATTCCGAAGCCCACTGCATCGTCGTGGGTACATCACCAAAACATTGAAG GTGGGAAGAGTAGGGATACCTACGACCCGTTACACAGAAACCCCCTATTCTGTGGGGCTGACCACACCACGTTATGGGAGCTGCAAAGG CTCTCTGCACATTTCCACCCATCAGTGTCACTGTTCGCCAAGACGATCCTACAG GGAGAGTTCATCAACTACACAGGAGACCCTCTCCAGGACTTCACTCTCAGCAAGTTCTTGGATCGCTTCGTCTTCAGGAATCCCAAGCAACTGAAGGGCAAAC AAAACACAGACGCTACAGTTATGCAGCCCAAACAGAAGCTGACCATGAATAACATCCACAATTTACCTG TGAACTGTGAGGAGTTCCTGTCCAATAAGGAGAGTCAGATTCCTGTGGATGAGGTCTTCTTCTATCG GTTCTTCAAGAAACGAGAAGCGGAGAAGGCACTGCGTCGGCCACGAGGAGATGGAGATAACGAGAGTGTGGAGGACGTGGACGATGATGAGTTTGAGACTCTGCTCG ATTCATACGAGGGAGACAGTTACTTCACTGACTTGCCAATTGATGAAACAGACCTGGACTTTGCAGG CAATGTTAAGACCAAATCTAAGAAGGGGAAGAAGGGTGGAGATGAGGATGAGTCGGACCTGGATGATGACTTGGATGGTGATCTGGATGATGAGGAGGTGTCCCTTGGCAGTATGGACGAGGAGGACTTTGGAGATgaactggaggaggagggaggggcctTCATGGACCCCGCTggggaggatgatgatgaggaag TTCCAGAACTTGATGATGGTGATTTTGCTTTTGGTG ATTCCGACGATGAGATGGAGGTTCCAAACATCACTCCAGGTTCTAAAAAGAGCAAGAGGAAGGCATCAGAGGATCTTAACCACACTGGGTCTCTAG GTTCCAAACCAGGGAAGAAACACAAAGGAAAGAAGGACACAGCCATGTTTGCATCTGCTGAAGAG TTTGGATTTATGTTGGATGAAAATGCTGGCTCAAAGTTTGACAACATCGGCATGAATGCCATGGCCAACAAGGACAAAGCAG GTGTCAGGCAGCTCAAGTGGGAGGCCCAGAGAGACGATTGGGTCCGAGGTAGAGATGTCAAGACCCTACGGAAGAAGAAGGCCATGTTTAACAAGAAGAAACAGTTTGGCAAATCAAGGGCTGGCAAAAATACTTTCAAGAAGTAG
- the LOC110522077 gene encoding forkhead box protein A2-like: protein MLSAVKMEGHEHSDWSAYYGEPECYTSVGNMAQHTGLGMNSMSTYMSMPGMTSTSNMSGSPMNMSYVNTGVNHSMAAMSPGSGAMHSMGAGMAGMSAALNPNMSPINTPSPSMNALTSYNNMSVMSPMYGQSNIRSRDPKTYRRSYTHAKPPYSYISLITMALQQSTTKMLTLNELYQWIQDLFPFYRQNQQRWQNSIRHSLSFNDCFLKVPRSPDKPGKGSFWTLHPDSGNMFENGCYLRRQKRFRCEKDLGRETGKKTPEGGSNSSPESCNGNESPHPTPSVKDVKRTVSNPKPRQQVMSPAEHALSPIPQTHHLLSQHHSVLVHEAHLKPEHHYSFNHPFSINNLMSSEQQHHHKMDLKTYEQMMQYGYGSPMTGPLSMGSMSAKTGLDVASTPTDTSYYQGVYSRPIMNSS from the exons ATGCTAAGCGCTGTTAAAATGGAAGGACACGAGCATTCAGACTGGAGCGCTTACTACGGAGAGCCCGAG TGCTATACCTCAGTTGGAAACATGGCACAACACACCGGTTTGGGAATGAACTCGATGAGCACCTATATGAGCATGCCTGGAATGACTTCAACCAGCAACATGTCAGGCAGCCCCATGAACATGTCATACGTCAACACGGGTGTGAACCACTCCATGGCCGCGATGTCACCGGGCTCCGGAGCCATGCACAGTATGGGAGCAGGGATGGCGGGCATGAGCGCGGCGCTGAACCCGAACATGAGCCCCATAAACACCCCGTCTCCATCGATGAATGCCCTGACCTCCTATAATAATATGAGCGTTATGAGCCCCATGTATGGACAGTCCAACATAAGGTCAAGGGACCCCAAAACATACAGGAGAAGCTATACGCACGCCAAGCCCCCATATTCCTACATTTCTCTCATCACCATGGCTTTACAGCAGTCTACCACAAAGATGCTGACGTTGAATGAGCTATACCAATGGATCCAGGACCTCTTCCCCTTCTACAGACAGAACCAGCAGCGCTGGCAAAACTCTATCCGCCACTCTCTGTCCTTCAACGACTGCTTCCTCAAAGTGCCCAGGTCCCCGGATAAGCCGGGCAAAGGATCTTTCTGGACCCTTCACCCGGACTCAGGGAATATGTTTGAGAACGGCTGCTATCTCCGGAGGCAAAAGCGGTTCAGGTGCGAGAAAGACCTCGGCAGGGAGACCGGGAAGAAAACTCCCGAGGGCGGCTCTAACAGCAGCCCAGAGAGCTGTAATGGAAACGaatcaccccaccccaccccgtcCGTAAAAGACGTCAAGCGGACTGTATCTAATCCGAAACCCCGGCAGCAGGTAATGAGCCCCGCGGAGCACGCGCTCTCTCCTATCCCACAGACTCACCATCTTCTGTCTCAGCATCACTCGGTGCTCGTGCACGAAGCGCACCTGAAGCCGGAGCACCACTATTCATTCAATCACCCCTTCTCCATCAACAATCTAATGTCGTCGGAACAGCAGCATCACCACAAAATGGACCTAAAAACGTATGAACAGATGATGCAGTACGGCTATGGTTCACCGATGACAGGGCCGCTGTCCATGGGCTCAATGTCGGCTAAAACGGGCTTAGATGTTGCTTCTACACCCACAGACACTTCTTACTACCAAGGTGTGTATTCGAGGCCAATCATGAACTCTTCTTGA